The genomic window CACGCTGGTCAATCTGCGCGAGGAGCCGATCAAGGCGATCACCGCGAGCGGCATCTCCACGAACGGCCGCAGCTTCGATCTCGACATCATCGTGTTCGCGACCGGTTTCGACGCCATGACCGGCGCGATCCGTGCCGTGTATCCGATCACCGGGCGGGGCGGCAGGTCGCTCTCCGACGTCTGGGCGCAGGGACCGCAGACCTATCTCGGCCTCACGGTCGAAGGCTTCCCGAACTTCTTCATGATCACCGGCCCCGGCAGCCCGTCGGTGCTGTCGAACATGGCGGTGTCGATCGAGCAGCATGTCGACTGGGTCGTCGATCGCCTTGCCGCGCTGCGCGATGCCGGTTTCAACACGATCGAGCCGACCGAGACGGCGCAGGCCGCATGGGGCCGGCACATGGCCGACTGTTCGATGCTGACGCTGCACCGGCTCGCCAACACCTGGTACACGGGCGCCAACGTGCCCGGCAAGGTCCAGGGCTTGATGCCCTATACCGGCGGCGTCGGCCCCTATCGCAGCATCTGCGACGAGGTGGTCAGCCGCGGCATGCTCGGCTTCAGGCTCACCGGCCCCAACAGCGCCGCGCAATGCAATGACGGCGAAGTGGTGCGCCTGCAGCCGGACGTGCGGCTGGTGCTGAACCTGCTCGTGTCGCTGAACCTGCCGCCGATCGAGTCGATGGGCGCGCTCGGCGCACGTGCCTTCGTCAACGAGTTCAACAAGGGCCGGCCTGCGGGGCGGCCGATCGGCGACATCGTCGACGGCACTCTGCCAGTTACCGACGGCGACCTGCCTTACCGCGTCTACAAGCCCGCAACAGCAGGACCGCATCCGATCGTGGTCTATTTCCACGGCGGCGGCTGGGTGCTCGGTGACGAGCAGTCGGACGAGCCGTTCTGCCGCGACATGGTGCGGCGGACCGGCATGATCTTCGTCAGCGTCGGCTATCGCCATGCGCCGGAGCACCGCTTCCCCACCGCGGCCGAGGACGGTTATGCGGCGACGCGCTGGATCGCCGAGCACGCCGCCGAGCTCGGCGGCACGCCGGGCCCGGTGCTGGTCGCAGGCTGGAGCGCCGGCGGCAACATCGCCGCCGTCACCTGCCAGCTTGCGCGCGACCGCGGCGGGCCTGACATCGCCGGCCAGCTCCTGGTCTGCCCGGTCACCGACTGCACCTTCGATCGTCCGTCCTACAACGACAATGCGACCGGCTACTTCCTGACGCGCTCGCTGATGTATTGGTTCTGGGACCTGTACTGCTCGCCGGCCGACCGCACCGACCCGCGCGTCTCGCCACTCCGCGGCAAGGTCGCCGGCCTGCCGCCGGCCTTTGTCGTCACCTGCGAGTTCGATCCGTTACGCGACGAGGGCGCCGCCTATGCCGAGGCGATGGCCGCCGCCGGCGTCCCGGTCGAGCAGCTCCGTGCGCGCGGCCATTTCCACTCGTCCTTTGCGATGGTGGACGTGGTGATCACCGGCGTGCCAGGCCGGGCGCAGATGGCCGGGGCTTTGCGGCGCTTCGCGGGGCTGCCGGAGGTCAGCCGCGGCGACGAGGGCAGCAAGGGCCATGACAGCCCGGAGCACAGAATCGCGGCCGCCGCGAGCTGAAGCGGCACAACGCCGCCGGGAACCTTTTCCCGGCTGCCGCGTTGAGTTTTCGTGGCATTGAGATGCAGCGACAGGTGTGTAGACCCCGGCACGCGAACCCGTGTGCTGGGGTCGTTTTTTGTGTGAGGCAGGATGATGGGGGACGTGGCCGGAGATTCAAAAGTCGATTTCGGCGCGCTTGCGGTGCTGCATAAATGGCCATCGCTGGCAAACCAGCGAAGGCCGGACAGAGACTCCTATCAAGTGAGTGAAGGCACGCTCGACGAGTGTATCTCGGCCTTCATGCAGAAGCCTGCGGCAACCCGGCACCTCTACGAGATCCGCACCGTGGCGCAGCCACCGCTCGTCACCGAAATCCTCTCGCCCGAGCACGTCATCGAGCTATCACGCTTAAGAGAATTTCTCTGACGGCCTTCACAAGCACGCGAGCAGGAACCTTCTTCCGGCTTTTCCCGTTGTTAGGGATCGGAAGCAAAGACGTGAGCGCCTCAGATGTTTGACGCCGACGTATCATCACCGATCGTACCCTACGGCGCAGACGAGACCCTCTTCGTGGTGATCGATCGCCGCGACGAGGCGACCGAAATCCGCATTGAGCGTAGCGATCTCGAAGCCACCATCGGCGAGCTTGTCGCCGGATGCTTCAACGACCCGATCAAGGTGATTTCGTTCAATACGCTTGAGCATTGGATGAAGGACATCTCGACCGACGTCGCCGGCGAGATTCGTGCGCGCTGCGAGATTTACGGCATCGAGCTGCCCGATTATCTCAGCGACTTCGTCGAGACCCACCGCTGAGCGGGCGTTGTCTCAATTGCGCAGATAGGGAAGCAAGAGCGGATGCGCTTAGCGCGTGGTTCGCAGAGTTAGGCGCGCCGGTGCTTGCCGGCGATGACCTCGATCTCGCGGCGGCGCTCGCCGGCGAAGGTCAGCAGCTTTTCGATCGTCAGCGTATCCGTGATCCGTTTGGCCAGCCGCTCGGCGCGCGCGGCCTGATCTTCGAGATACTGGATCGTGTTCAAGCGCCGCCTCCCCCAAAGCCCCGAATTGTTGGACAGCCATGGTGCGACAGAGCAGCTAACAGCCGGTTAAGCGCTGCGATGGGCTTGAGGCTCATTGCACGACGTCGAGCCGGACATTGGTGATGCCCTTGTCGACCATGCCGAGCGCCTCGGCCGCGGAAGGGGAGATATCGACCACGCGCCCGCGAACATAGGGCCCGCGATCGTTGACCCTGACGGTGACGAAGCGGCCCGAGGAGGTATCGGTGACGCGCAGCTTGGTGCCGAACGGCAGGGTGGGATGGGCCGCGGTCAATTCGTTCTTGTCGAACTTCTCGCCGCTCGCGGTCTCCGTGTCCGAGTAGAAGCTGGCAACGCCACGCGAAGCTGCCTGTTTTGCGTCACCGCCAGAGGCGCGCGGCCGGCTGATCGGCCGTGGATGCAGCGCCGCCACCCGGTGCGGGCGTTCCACCGCGGCCTGCCGGCCGGTCGCGGCGAGATCGGCCTTCTGACGGCCGACCGGCGATTGCGCGCAGGCGGCGAGCGAGGCGGCGCCGGCAATGGTGAGCAGCAGCCGGCACGAGGTTGCGAGGGAAATCCGGGCAGTTTCGGCACGTGCAATGCGAGACATGGTACGCCCCTCCGAACGGCCGGATTTTCGGTGGGGAATGAGGGCAGAACCTTGTCGGAACAAAAGCGGACCTGGGGCCGCGGCCGTTTCACGCCAGCTGTGACGATTCCACCACAGTGCCTGTCCTGAATCGGGACAGAGACTGCCTCCCAGAGGCGGCGGCCCAGCTCAGGCCGGAGGCGGGA from Bradyrhizobium zhanjiangense includes these protein-coding regions:
- a CDS encoding flavin-containing monooxygenase; this encodes MPDAMVAARESQAAGGTAQQVDVAVVGAGFAGLYLLHRLRKAGFKAIALDEAGDVGGTWYWNRYPGARCDIQTIDYSYTFDPDLETAWTWSEKYATQPEILRYLGFVADRYDLRRDIRFKTKVTEAKWDEATERWQLTTDNGAPVSCRHYIMATGCLSAPKPPEIDGVKDFKGEIYFTGRWPHDGVNLAGKRVAVIGTGSSAIQSIPLIAEQAAHLTVFQRTPNFALPAHNGPAPADRMSLLQGDRAAYREQARQSMAGVPYPQQTVVSWQLSDAERRERFERAWAAGDLVHILTQLWADQAVDVDGNKIVQDLIREKIRAAVNDPETAAALTPHDHPFGAKRPCLDTNYYATYNRPNVTLVNLREEPIKAITASGISTNGRSFDLDIIVFATGFDAMTGAIRAVYPITGRGGRSLSDVWAQGPQTYLGLTVEGFPNFFMITGPGSPSVLSNMAVSIEQHVDWVVDRLAALRDAGFNTIEPTETAQAAWGRHMADCSMLTLHRLANTWYTGANVPGKVQGLMPYTGGVGPYRSICDEVVSRGMLGFRLTGPNSAAQCNDGEVVRLQPDVRLVLNLLVSLNLPPIESMGALGARAFVNEFNKGRPAGRPIGDIVDGTLPVTDGDLPYRVYKPATAGPHPIVVYFHGGGWVLGDEQSDEPFCRDMVRRTGMIFVSVGYRHAPEHRFPTAAEDGYAATRWIAEHAAELGGTPGPVLVAGWSAGGNIAAVTCQLARDRGGPDIAGQLLVCPVTDCTFDRPSYNDNATGYFLTRSLMYWFWDLYCSPADRTDPRVSPLRGKVAGLPPAFVVTCEFDPLRDEGAAYAEAMAAAGVPVEQLRARGHFHSSFAMVDVVITGVPGRAQMAGALRRFAGLPEVSRGDEGSKGHDSPEHRIAAAAS
- a CDS encoding septal ring lytic transglycosylase RlpA family protein, with amino-acid sequence MSRIARAETARISLATSCRLLLTIAGAASLAACAQSPVGRQKADLAATGRQAAVERPHRVAALHPRPISRPRASGGDAKQAASRGVASFYSDTETASGEKFDKNELTAAHPTLPFGTKLRVTDTSSGRFVTVRVNDRGPYVRGRVVDISPSAAEALGMVDKGITNVRLDVVQ